The proteins below are encoded in one region of Maribacter aestuarii:
- a CDS encoding multidrug transporter has translation MKNKLLVFGIAASLFVSCERDDTADIIITDNSVTTINNTTGEEGGNEEETVILTPASGSITENLTLEASKEYIINGATIVASGTVLTIEPGTIIKAEAGPNVYLAVEQGAQIIANGTSSNPIIFTSNSTTPAAGDWGGIILLGRAPVNSVTGTSTATSEIGNLPYGGNIADDNSGVLRYVRIQYSGGAADGQSENNGFSFYGVGNGTTIEYIQAFEGADDGVEFFGGTVNASFIVVVDAEDDSIDWTEGYSGTITDAYVLQGNGIGDEAFECDGFNTDFTNASGAFSNPTVTNVTIESESGANDSTRGFLLRAGTQGTFSNVLIVGKNTGISVDDDEASTPTSNGISDGTLSFTDVTFTDVTTNTSIDGSATEADLISGIGNGTGTNVSSWGAGWTVGIN, from the coding sequence ATGAAGAATAAACTTTTAGTATTTGGTATTGCAGCATCACTGTTTGTTTCCTGCGAGCGCGATGACACAGCGGATATTATCATAACCGATAATAGCGTGACGACCATCAACAACACAACCGGAGAAGAAGGTGGAAACGAAGAGGAAACCGTAATCTTAACTCCAGCATCTGGTTCTATTACCGAGAATCTTACTTTAGAAGCAAGTAAAGAATATATTATAAACGGTGCCACAATTGTAGCCTCCGGCACTGTACTTACCATAGAACCTGGAACTATTATTAAAGCAGAGGCGGGACCAAACGTTTATTTAGCTGTGGAACAAGGCGCCCAAATTATTGCAAACGGTACTTCTTCCAATCCCATTATATTTACCTCCAATTCCACTACACCGGCCGCCGGAGACTGGGGTGGTATTATCCTTTTAGGTAGAGCTCCTGTAAACTCAGTTACCGGAACATCAACAGCGACTTCAGAAATTGGGAATTTACCTTATGGAGGAAATATTGCGGATGATAACTCTGGCGTTTTGCGTTATGTACGTATACAATATTCTGGTGGTGCCGCAGATGGTCAGTCAGAAAACAATGGCTTTTCTTTCTACGGGGTAGGAAACGGAACTACAATAGAATATATTCAAGCTTTTGAGGGTGCAGATGACGGGGTCGAATTTTTTGGAGGAACTGTAAATGCTAGCTTCATAGTCGTAGTCGATGCAGAAGACGATTCTATAGACTGGACTGAAGGTTATAGCGGAACCATAACAGATGCATACGTTTTGCAAGGAAATGGAATAGGCGACGAGGCTTTTGAGTGTGATGGATTTAATACAGATTTCACCAATGCCTCCGGAGCTTTTTCCAACCCTACCGTAACCAATGTAACTATTGAGAGTGAAAGTGGTGCTAATGACAGCACAAGAGGATTTTTATTAAGAGCAGGTACGCAAGGTACTTTTTCCAACGTACTGATCGTGGGTAAAAACACAGGTATTTCTGTTGATGATGACGAGGCCTCTACGCCAACATCTAATGGTATTTCAGACGGCACCTTGAGTTTTACGGATGTTACTTTTACAGATGTTACTACGAATACTTCCATTGATGGCAGCGCAACCGAGGCCGATTTGATAAGCGGAATAGGAAACGGTACGGGAACGAACGTTTCTTCATGGGGTGCGGGTTGGACCGTAGGTATTAACTAA
- a CDS encoding T9SS type A sorting domain-containing protein: MKQFYAILFFLFISFSYGQSTAGNGDIDGFRMYPNPVTNGKVYITTAQNSPKEIMIYDVLGTLVLKTTILGKELSVTDLDAGVYVLRVFEKDKMATRKLIVK; the protein is encoded by the coding sequence ATGAAGCAATTTTACGCGATTCTTTTCTTTCTTTTTATTTCCTTCAGCTACGGACAAAGTACCGCTGGCAATGGGGATATAGATGGTTTTCGCATGTATCCCAATCCGGTTACCAATGGTAAAGTTTACATCACTACCGCTCAGAACAGTCCAAAGGAAATTATGATCTACGATGTTTTAGGCACACTAGTCCTTAAGACCACCATCCTAGGAAAAGAATTGAGCGTTACCGATCTTGATGCCGGAGTTTACGTTTTACGTGTCTTTGAAAAGGATAAAATGGCGACGCGTAAACTAATCGTTAAGTAA
- a CDS encoding T9SS type A sorting domain-containing protein, translating into MKKIYLMLFMAFSIGIYAQDTIDFRTLKNDEITGFKLYPNPATADMVYVTTDKNDTKEIRVYDVFGELVLSDRISSKLLNISRLSPGVYVVQVTENSKSINRKLVVK; encoded by the coding sequence ATGAAGAAAATCTACTTAATGCTATTTATGGCTTTTTCTATTGGTATCTATGCCCAAGATACCATTGATTTCAGAACGCTGAAGAATGATGAAATCACAGGATTTAAGCTCTACCCGAACCCCGCCACCGCGGACATGGTCTATGTAACCACCGATAAGAACGACACCAAGGAAATTCGCGTTTATGACGTTTTCGGAGAATTGGTTTTGTCCGATAGGATTTCTTCTAAACTACTGAACATTTCTAGGTTGTCACCCGGAGTTTATGTGGTTCAGGTTACCGAAAATAGTAAATCTATTAATAGGAAGTTGGTGGTGAAATAA
- a CDS encoding acyl transferase, with translation MDYQRIFNIKTDAEFLSVTLDIFGHQYRTNSIYKEFCDYFGANPNNVLSLETLPFIPIQFFKSREILSDSDEPEMVFTSSGTTGATTSSHFITDVSIYRKSYNMAFEHFYGNPANYCILALLPSYLEREGSSLIYMVNDLIGKSNHPKSGFFLNDFDKLRFELKQLEASGTKTLLIGVSFALLDFAEEFQFDLKNTIIMETGGMKGRRKEMIRAELHHQLKKGFGVEAIHSEYGMTELLSQAYSFGNGIFNCPHWMKIMIRDTEDALTMNPTGKTGGINVIDLANINSCSFIATQDLGKVFENGSFEVLGRFDHSDIRGCNLMAL, from the coding sequence ATGGATTATCAACGAATTTTCAATATCAAAACGGATGCGGAATTTTTATCCGTGACGCTTGATATTTTTGGGCATCAATACAGAACGAATAGTATTTATAAGGAATTTTGCGATTATTTTGGAGCTAATCCCAATAATGTACTTTCCTTAGAAACTTTACCTTTTATACCCATTCAATTTTTCAAGTCAAGAGAAATTTTAAGCGATTCAGATGAGCCAGAAATGGTTTTTACGAGCAGTGGCACAACTGGTGCTACTACAAGTTCACATTTCATCACAGATGTATCTATTTATCGGAAGAGTTATAATATGGCCTTCGAGCATTTCTATGGAAATCCCGCAAACTACTGTATCCTTGCGCTTTTACCTTCATACCTAGAGCGAGAAGGGTCTTCCCTGATTTATATGGTAAACGACCTGATTGGAAAATCCAACCATCCCAAAAGTGGATTTTTTCTCAATGATTTCGATAAATTGAGATTTGAATTGAAACAACTGGAAGCTTCAGGAACCAAAACGTTATTAATCGGTGTTTCTTTTGCATTGTTGGATTTCGCCGAAGAATTTCAGTTTGATTTAAAAAACACAATCATCATGGAAACGGGAGGCATGAAAGGCCGCCGAAAAGAAATGATCAGAGCGGAACTTCACCATCAATTAAAAAAAGGGTTTGGAGTAGAAGCCATACATTCCGAATATGGAATGACCGAGTTACTTTCACAGGCTTATTCTTTTGGTAACGGTATTTTCAATTGTCCGCACTGGATGAAAATAATGATCAGGGATACAGAAGATGCCCTAACAATGAATCCCACGGGTAAAACAGGGGGTATCAATGTTATTGACTTGGCAAACATTAATTCCTGTTCATTTATTGCTACACAAGATTTAGGCAAGGTGTTTGAAAACGGGAGTTTTGAAGTTCTGGGCCGGTTTGACCATTCCGATATTAGGGGCTGTAATTTGATGGCGCTTTAA